The Cellulomonas sp. S1-8 genomic sequence CCGTCCCCCGCGCGATCACCCTACGGACCCGAGCTTGGGGTCCGCCGCCCCCAGCCCGTCGGTCTCCCGCGCCTGCGAGAGCGCGTCGTGCCCGGCCAGCCAGTCACCTCGGGCACGGGCCGTGCGTCCCGCTGCGGGCACGTCAGGAATGGTCACGGTGAGTGTCCACGCTGGTCGTCCCGGCCCCGCGCGTCAGGAGCCGGGCGTACCTCGTACCGCGCCCCCTCCAGTCCTTGACGTCCCCCCCACCCCTCCCTACGTTGTCACCCACACGGCCCAGCACGCGTTCTCCGTCGACGACGACGTCCAGAGAGTCAGAGGTCCCGCAAGGGCTACGCCCGGGCCGCTGTCAACGTTCGTCGGTACCCGGCGGTGCCTCGTGCGGCACGTGGGCAGATGTCGGCCGGACGGGGGGCTCGCCTCCTGCTGCGCCGGCTCCGGAGCGGCACGCAGGGGGAGCGGAACATGATCGGTCGCACCACACGACGACATGACGGGGCAGCAGGGACGGTGCTCCGCGACAACCGGCGCTGGGTCGCGCGGTGGGTGGGAGCGGGCACCGCGGTCGCGCTCGCGGCCGTCGGCCTGGCCGTCCCGGCGCAGGCCGCCGTCGCCACCTTCGACGTCGAGATCACCGTGTCCGGGTCGGGCACGGTCACCGGCGAGGGCAGCTACGAGGCAGGGGAGACGGTCGAGCTGACGGCGACGCCCGCCGCGTCCCACGTGTGGGGCGGCTGGACGTCGGCCGAGCTCGGGTGGATCGGCGCCCGGGTCGGCTCCTTCACGATGCCGGAGGGCGACGTCGTCCTCGAGGCCTCGTTCCGCAAGCAGATGGCGTCGCTCAAGAACGTCTACCGCGACTACTTCGACGTGGGCAACATCTACTCGGGCCCGCAGACGTACGCGGCGGGGTCGCCCAACTCGGCCACGGTCGACCGGCACTACAGCGTCATGACGGCCGAGAACAACATGAAGCCGGACCAGTTGCTGCCGAACAACAACATCGACCCCGTGACCGGTGAGTTCACGTTCACCTGGGATGCCGCGGACGCCTTCGTCGACGAGACGCTCGCGCGCGGCATGGACGTGCACGGGCACGTGCTCGTCTGGCACGGCCAGTCCCCGCCGCGCATCAACAGCGGCGCCACGGGCGGCACGCGTGCGCAGGCCAAGGCGAACATGGAGCGCTACATCGAGGCGGTGCTGACCCACTTCAGCGGTCGCACCGTCTCCTGGGACGTCGTCAACGAGGCGTTCGTCGACGGGCTCGCGGAGTTCGACCCCGCGACCCAGGACTGGCGCGACTTCCTCCGCGGCGGACCGAACGGCGGGTTCTCCAACTGGTACAGCGCGTACGCCAACGGTGCCGACGCCGCGGCGGGCGAGAGCCCGTCCGACTTCCTCTACGACGCGTTCGTCCTGGCGCGGCAGTACGGGCCGGAGACGCGGCTCGAGTACAACGACTTCAACGTCTTCCAGTCCGAGGGCAAGGCGCAGGCGATCATCGCGATGGCGACCGACCTGAACGAGCGGTACGCCGCCGAGCACCCGGACGACCCCCGGCAGCTCGTCGAGTCCATCGGCCTGCAGTCGCACAACTACATCAACCAGACGCCGGCCCTCGCGTGCACGGGCTCGCGCCTGCCGCAGCTGTCCGACGACGCGGCCGAGGAGTGGCAGCCCGGGGCGTGCTCGGACGAGGCCTCGGTCGAGCGCTCCCTCCAGCTGATCATCGAGGCGGGCTTCACGGCCAGCATCAGCGAGCTGGACCTGCAGGTGTGGGAGGCGTGGAACGGCCAGCCCGAGGGGGACGACCGGTCTCAGTACCGCGACCTGACCGACCCGACCGTCGCGGACCGGATCTCCCGGGGCGAGTTCGACTACTGGGTCGGCAAGATCACCAACCGCGCCGAGCTCGAGGCGATACAGGCCCAGCGGTTCGCCGAGTACTTCGCCGTCTACAAGAAGTACTCGACGGACATCAACCGCGTCACGTTCTGGGGGATCACCGACCAGCTCAGCTGGCGGTCCACCCACAACCCGCTGATCTTCAACAGCGACTTCTCCGAGAAGCTGGGGGCGGCCGCCAGCGCCGCCCCCGAGCGCTGGCTCGGCCTGCCCAAGACGATCGTCGACACCTCGAAGCTCGAGCTCGCCCTCGCGCAGGCCAAGGCGCTGGACCTGCGCGGGAGCGTCTGGACCGGCGTCACCCTCGCCAAGGTGAAGGTCGCCATCGCCCGGGTCGCCGCCGTCCTCAAGGCGGGTGGACCGCAGGCCAAGGTGAATGCTGCGACCGCTGCACTGCTCGACGCCGTGGCCGCGCTCGAACGGAAGAAGTGACCGTCCGGAGGTCGTGACGACGCGCCCTCACGCCGAGGTCCCCGCAGGTCCCGGAGCGGAACGACGCTCCGGCGTCCTGCGGGGCCTCGGCCGTGCGGGGCGCCCCGCGCCGGGGCATCCCGTGCGCGCACCCGCCCGGCGGGGGAGGATGGGGAACTTCCGTGACCTTGAGGGGCGTGTGAGTGGCCGGCAACGCGACATCGATGTACAGCAACGCGTCTCTGCTGTCCCTGGCGGCGGTCACCCCTGACCGGGTGACCACGTCCGCGGAGCTGGACGCTCGCCTGCGGCCCGTCCTGGACCGGCTGCGCCTGCCGACCGGACTGCTCCAGCGCATCGCCGGCGTCCACGAGCGCCGCAACTGGACCGAGGGGCAGAGCTTCGACACCGCGACGATCGAGGCGGGGGAGAAGGCGCTCGCCGAGGCCGGCGTCGACCGCGGGCGGATCGGCCTGCTCATCAACACGTCCGTCACGCGGCCGCACCTCGAGCCGTCCGTCGCGGTGCGCATGCACCACGGGCTGGCCCTGCCGTCGTCGGCCGTCAACTTCGACATCGCGAACGCGTGCCTCGGCTTCGTCAACGGCATGAGCCTCGCGGCCCAGCTCATCGACGCGGGGCAGATCGAGTACGCGCTCGTCGTCGACGGCGAGGACGCCGACGCGGTCCAGCACAACACCGTCGCGCGGCTGTCCCGCGAGGGGACGACCCGTGCCGACTTCATGCGCGAGTTCCCGACCCTGACGCTCGGCTCGGGGGCCGTCGCCGCCGTCCTCGGCCCCGCCGACGCGCACCCGTCGGGCCACCGTCTGCTCGGGGGCGTGACGCGTGCCGCCACCGAGTTCAACGACCTGTGCGTCGGCGGCGTCAACGGCATGTACACGGACGCGAAGGCGCTGCTCAAGGGCGGCATGCAGCTCGTCATGGCCGCGTGGAAGGAGGCCCGTCAGCACTTCGACTGGGCCGACATGGACCGGTACGTGATGCACCAGGTGTCCGACGTCCACACCGACGCGATCATCAAGGCCGCGAAGCTCGACCGGTCCCGCGTGCCGCTGACCTACCCGCGCTTCGGCAACGTGGGCCCGGCGTCCATCCCGATCACGCTCGCGCACGAGGCGGCGAGCCTGTCGCCGGGCGACCGCGTCCTGCTCATGGGCGTGGGCTCCGGCATCAACACCGCGATGATGGAGCTCGCCTGGTGACAGGTGCTCCGACGGCACCCGCCGGGTTCCCCCCGGGCGGCCTGCCGGGGTTGGACCCTGCCTGGTCGCGGCTCGTCGCCGTCCGCGAGACG encodes the following:
- a CDS encoding endo-1,4-beta-xylanase, with protein sequence MLRDNRRWVARWVGAGTAVALAAVGLAVPAQAAVATFDVEITVSGSGTVTGEGSYEAGETVELTATPAASHVWGGWTSAELGWIGARVGSFTMPEGDVVLEASFRKQMASLKNVYRDYFDVGNIYSGPQTYAAGSPNSATVDRHYSVMTAENNMKPDQLLPNNNIDPVTGEFTFTWDAADAFVDETLARGMDVHGHVLVWHGQSPPRINSGATGGTRAQAKANMERYIEAVLTHFSGRTVSWDVVNEAFVDGLAEFDPATQDWRDFLRGGPNGGFSNWYSAYANGADAAAGESPSDFLYDAFVLARQYGPETRLEYNDFNVFQSEGKAQAIIAMATDLNERYAAEHPDDPRQLVESIGLQSHNYINQTPALACTGSRLPQLSDDAAEEWQPGACSDEASVERSLQLIIEAGFTASISELDLQVWEAWNGQPEGDDRSQYRDLTDPTVADRISRGEFDYWVGKITNRAELEAIQAQRFAEYFAVYKKYSTDINRVTFWGITDQLSWRSTHNPLIFNSDFSEKLGAAASAAPERWLGLPKTIVDTSKLELALAQAKALDLRGSVWTGVTLAKVKVAIARVAAVLKAGGPQAKVNAATAALLDAVAALERKK
- a CDS encoding 3-oxoacyl-ACP synthase III produces the protein MYSNASLLSLAAVTPDRVTTSAELDARLRPVLDRLRLPTGLLQRIAGVHERRNWTEGQSFDTATIEAGEKALAEAGVDRGRIGLLINTSVTRPHLEPSVAVRMHHGLALPSSAVNFDIANACLGFVNGMSLAAQLIDAGQIEYALVVDGEDADAVQHNTVARLSREGTTRADFMREFPTLTLGSGAVAAVLGPADAHPSGHRLLGGVTRAATEFNDLCVGGVNGMYTDAKALLKGGMQLVMAAWKEARQHFDWADMDRYVMHQVSDVHTDAIIKAAKLDRSRVPLTYPRFGNVGPASIPITLAHEAASLSPGDRVLLMGVGSGINTAMMELAW